The DNA sequence GGATTCCTACGTTCCAAAAAATCCGGCCGTTTCTTGTATGTGAACTACCCACCACCTACGCTTCGCTTAGAGGCGGGGGCTTCAAGCGACTTGTGTATGTTCGCTGAACGGTAAGCCACACACAAGAACCCTTTACGCTTCCCTTCGTTCCGAAGGTGTCCGTTCTAGCCATATTCTATCCTATTCGTTGGCTAACGCCAACCGACATTCATCTCCCACTTTCACTGGTGCTGGCGCACCTTCACGTTTAGAAGTAGAAGACTTCTTTCGGAGGGAAGTTAAATGGTATACCCTTGCAGCTCAAGCTGTTTGCGGATGCGCGGATTCAACGTTTGCCACATCCATTGTTGGTAGAGCGCTTTTTTCTCATTCGACGATAAATAATAGCGCGTTCCGGCTTGGCGGCGCGCGCGCTCAGTCACATCGTACAGCGCCAGCGCCGCGGCAACGGAAATGTTAAAGCTTTGGACGAAGCCGTACATCGGGATGACGAACGTCCCGTCTGCGAGTTTCAGCGCCTCATCGGATACGCCGCTATGTTCGTTGCCAAATAAAAGCGCCGTCGGTTTGGATACATCGATGTCGGAAAGAGGAATCGTCCCCTCGCCAAGATAGCTGGCATACACTTGATACCCTTGCTGTTTTAAGTCGTTGATGGCGGTTTCGATATCAGGCTGCCGGTGAAGCGTCAGCCATTGGTCAGCATGGCGCGTCACGAGCCGGTTTGGCGAAAATGGCGCTTTTCCCGTGACGATATGGATGTCTTGAACGCCGAACGCCTCGGCTGTCCGCAGCACCGCTGCCTGATTGTGCGGGTCGTCGACCGCTTCAATCAAAACCGTAATATAACGGGTGCGCTCGTTAAGAACGTCATACATTCGTTTTAATCGTTTCGGCAAAATCATTTCCCAAACCGGACGCGTCTGCTCGGTCAGCAGCCCTTCTTGCTGCAGCTGGGCAAGAAACGTCTTCATGTCCCGTTCTTCCATGTCGATCACCTTCGCTCCGTTCCTCTTCTCCTGTGCTTTCCTATTGTACAAAATAGGATGCCGCTGGGCAATCTCGATCATTCCCTGAACTATTCAAACTATTCTATAAATAATATTTTGGAAACATTGTTCATTTACAAACTATCATTCATGCGGCTGCCGGAATCATTAACTTCGTCGTCTTGACTGCGGCTTTATCGTCATGCAACAACGGCATTTTCAGCACGAGCCGGATAATGGCGAAGCAAAACGGGGCTGACCCAAAAGAGCGGTAATGCTCCTATCTGGGGCGACATAGAAAAATAGACCAACACGAAAAACCCGGTAAAACCGAGGATTTCAGAGGTGGTCTCTTTCACATACTTCGGTTACATTTCATCAAAAAGGGACTTTTGAGTCAGCTCCGTTTCCTTTTCATTTGTTGGCAACTGCACAACCCGTCCCTCATCTTTCTTTGACGCCGATGTACGCCTGGCGCGGGTGGTTCGGCTGATCCGGGTATTTCAATCGGATTTTCCCTTCGTCGACCAGCTTCCCTAAGTAGTTGGTGCGCAGCCCATCCGGCGTCCGTTCCAACAGCGTCGCCAACTCTTTCAGCCGCAACGGTCGCTCGCAGCACAGGCGGACGATCATCTCTTCCATAACCGCCGGAGCCAACCGCTTTTTTCGACGTGCTAGTTCTGCCATCTCCCACAGCCGCTCATCGATCGACTCGTTTCTCTCTTCTTCCTCCCTTTCATCAACAGATATAGCATTATTTACGGAGTTTGGTGTTTTATTAACGGAGTTTTCACCTTTATTAACGGAGCATGTCGGGATATTTACGGAGTCAACCTCGTTTTTTACGGAGTTCGCCTCCCTATTCAAGGAGTTTTTCGAGTTGTTTACGGAGTTTTGTTCGATAATAACGGAGTTGAGCTCCTTATTTACGTAGTTGGCCTCGTTACTTCCGAAGTCCACGTCATGTTGATCCGCACCGTGTTCTATCCATGCTTGTTCTTGCTGTTGCAATGATTCATTGATTTCTGTTTCAATTGTCGCCCCCGCCTCAGCTGGAAACAACAATGGGCATAACGTCACGATCGTGCGGTCTGGATTCATTTGCTGCAAAATATCGACCGGCTGGACAAGCGCCCGTTCCTGCCAATCATGCATGCGCTTCAAACCGGATCCTGCGCGTTTGCATACATCGATCAACAAAAACATTTTAAAGATGTTCGGATTGCGCAGATTGCTCATTTGTCCAGCCATAGCGGCTTCAATTGGCAGGCGGAACCGGCCCGGGTTGGCAAATCGAAACGCCCCGTCCTCTTTTTCAACGGTAATGCCGCCTTCTTCCCCGTAATCGGCATGAACGATGGCATTAGCGAGCGCCTCGGCGAGCAGATCACGCCCTTCCTCAAGCCAAACGTGGCGCTCCAACTCCGCCAACACGCGGAAATAAAAATCATAGGCGTTGCCGGACCACGTTCCATCCTGCGATGTGAACCGCTTCGCCCATCCTGCCGCCTTTGCACCGTCATATTCCCGGTATTCTAAAAAATATTGCGGCAGCACCTCGGTAATGATCCGCTCTTCGCTGAACATCACGAGTCCGGCGAGCGTCAGTCCTTCTTTGCTGCTGTCGCGCAGCTTGCCCCAAGCGCCGATTTTGTATAAAAACTCTTTCGTCTCAAGACTGTTCCATGGATGCCCCGGTTTGGCGCGGGCAAACTGCTCCCGGTAATGGCTGACGGTCTCAAAATTGAGCTCGCTCAAGCTGTAATGCTCTAAAATAAAGCTGTCTGCCAACCCATTGGCGCGTTCATGAAACGAATGTGTATATTTATTCACTCTTGATCTTCCTTTAACATTATTTTTGCAAAACAGTCTTGACCTCTTTTTTTCTATTGTACCATCTTTTATTCTCCTTGCGGACGATTGCCAAAAAAAGAAAAGGGTTGTGGATATGTGGAACGAGCACACGCCGGTCGCCGACATTGAACAAGGAGAGCGGCTGTCCGTCGTGACGCGCAGCAAACGGCGGGTCACATGCGACCACATCGCCGTCTGTTCCCACTTTCCGTTTTATGACGGCGGATTTTATGTTTCCCGCATGTATGCTGAGCGCTCGTATGTCATTGCCATCACAGCTGCAGAGCCATACCCGGGAGGCATGTACTTGAGCGCCGACAACCCGAAGCGCTCGGTCCGTTCCGCAGCGGCAAATGGCGAGACGCTTATTCTCATCGGCGGGGAAAACCATAAGACCGGCCAAGGGGTGCCGACAATGCGCCATTATGAGGCGTTGTCCTCGTTCGCCTCGCAGTTGTTTACGGTAAAAGACATTCGTTACCGTTGGTCGGCCCAAGACTTGACGACGCTTGATAAAGTGCCATATATCGGCCCGATGACGGCAGGGACGCCAAACATTTATGTCGCGACAGGGTACCGGAAGTGGGGGATGACAAACGGCACAGCGGCGGGGATGATGTTGTCCGACCTCATTCTCGGCCGCGACAACCGGTATCGCGACTTGTACTCTCCGTCGCGCTTTTACGCCGACCCGAGCGTGCGGCAATTTTTCACGACAAACCTCGATGTCGCCAAACACTTGATCGTTGGAAAAATCGAACTAGCTGTTCGCCAGCCGCAAGATTTGGCGCGCGGAGAAGGGGCGGTCGTCTCGGTCAACGGGAAACGGGCGGGCGCCTAATAAGGACGAGGCGGGAACGCTTCATGTCGTTGATACGACGTGCACCCATATGGGCTGCGAGCTGGAGTGGAACAGCGGCGACAAGACGTGGGACTGTCCATGCCATGGCTCGCGCTTCTCGATCGATGGCGATGTGATCGAAGGACCGGCGAAACAGCCGCTCGCGTGCATTGAACTTGATGACACGAAGTGACGCGCTGACGCGAGACGGCGGCGCATGCAGAACATCGTTGCAGTGGACATGTCGACCTTGAATTCCAATGGGGGTTGGGAGCGTATATTCCTAACCCCCTTATCGTTTTCATTTGCCGATCGCGCATTTCGTGATAAGATGAAAATGAGAGTGGACTGTACGTTACATGATGTTTTCGGGAGGGATGACGCATGGACTTTGAACCGATTTTTCTCACCCCTGTCTTCCAAGAACGGATTTGGGGCGGCACGAAGCTCGCCGAACGATTCGGCTACGACATTCCGTCTTCGCAAACAGGGGAATGCTGGGCGGTGTCCGCCCATCCGCACGGACAGACAGTCGTCGCCCGCGGACCGTTTGCCGGGATGACGCTTGGTCAATTATGGGAGGAACGCCGCGATTTGTTCGGCCACTTCCCGTCTGATCGCTTTCCGCTGTTGACGAAAATTTTGGACGCCAACGCCGACTTGTCCGTCCAAGTCCACCCGGACGATGAATACGCCAAAACGCATGAAGGCGGAGAGCTCGGCAAAACGGAATGTTGGTACATCATCGATTGCAAGCCGGGCGCTGAGCTCATTTACGGCCATTACGCCGAGACGAAGGAGCAGCTGCGCGCCATGATGGAGGCGGGGGAGTGGGAGCGCTTGCTCCGGAAAGTGCCGATCCGCCCGGGCGACTTCTTCTATGTCCCAAGCGGCACGATCCACGCCCTTTGCGAAGGAACACTCGTCCTCGAGACGCAGCAAAGCTCGGACACGACATACCGCGTCTACGACTACGACCGTGTCGACAGCCAAGGGCGCAGGCGGGAGCTTCATCTTGACAAAGCAATAGATGTCACGACTGTCCCGCACCGCGACATCGACATCCGCCCCCATGTCGCCGAATTCCCGGGCGCGACTGTGACGACATTCGTGGAAGGCGACTACTTCGGCGTCCAAAAATGGGACGTCCGCGGCGCGTTCGAATCAGAGCAGGCAAAACCGTTTCTCATCGTCAGCATCCTCGAAGGCGAAGGCGAGCTTGTCCGCAAAGGACAGACATACTTGCTTCGCCGGGGCGACCATTTCATTTTGCCGCATCAATTCGGCCGTTTCACCATTCGCGGCTCCCTCCAGGCGATCGCGTCGTGGCCGCGGACAGGCAAATAAACGACTGACTTCCTCAACCAATGGGTTGCAACATACAAAAAAGGTGTCCTCTTGCCTTTGGGACACCTTTTTCTATTGTCCACCCGAGAAGGGGACGGCTGAACAGAACATGCCGTTCAACAATAGGATTTCACCCATGAAGAAATCCCATCATCTTCCCCGCTTAGGAGAAAGATGTCCCTTTCATTTGACCGAGACGATACACAGAGGCAATATGCCGCGCCGTTTGCGTCACATACTGTTCCGCCTGCTCGAACGCTTTCTCAAACGGAATGACGCCGGGAACAATTGTAAAGAGGGCGTCAATGCCATGGTCTAAGACGACCGCACTGTCGTCGCCTAACGAACCGGCGATGCCGATGACCGGGACGCCGAACTGCTTCGCCGTTTTGGCGACACCGATCGGCGTTTTTCCGAATATCGTCTGTCCGTCGATCCGTCCTTCACCGGTAATGACTAAATCGGCGCCTTTGACGCGCTCCGCGAGCTGAACCGTCTCGATCACAATATCAACGCCGCGCTTCAGCTCAGCCGGGAGGAACGCAAGCAACCCCGCTCCCAAGCCTCCGGCCGCGCCGGCGCCGGGAATGTCGCCGACTTGTTTGCCGAGTTCGCGGCTGATGACGTCGGCATAGTGCGTCAAGTTCTGGTCGAGAACCGCGACCATATCCGGTGTCGCCCCCTTTTGCGGGCCGAAAATGGCGGACGCGCCTCTCGGTCCGGTGAGCGGATTATCGACATCGCATGCGACATCAATGCGCACGTTCTCTAGACGCGGATCGAGCCCGGACAAGTCGATCGACTGCAAATAAGCGAGCGCTCCGCCTCCCGGACCGATGTCCCGGCCGTCTTCGTCCAAAAGCCTTCCCCCAAGCGCCTGCACCATGCCGGCCCCGCCATCGTTTGTCGCGCTGCCGCCAATGCCGATAATCAAATGAGTGGCGCCGGCGTCAAGCGCTGCTCGGATCAGTTCTCCCGTCCCCCGTGTCGTCGTCACCAACGGATTACGTCGGTCGCGTGGGACAAGGTGCAGCCCCGAGGCAGCCGCCATCTCGATGACCGCTGTCTTCCCGTCGCCGAGCAAGCCAAAAAACGCCCGCACCGGCTCACCGAGCGGTCCGGTCACGTTCACTTCCACGATGCGGCCGCCAGTCGCATCAACAAGCGACTGCACCGTCCCTTCCCCGCCATCGGCCATCGGCACTTTCACGTACTCAGCTTCTGGAAACACCGACCGGAACCCGCGTTCCACCGCCTCGGCGACTTCGAGCGCCGAGAGGCTTTCTTTAAACGAATCTGGGGCAATGACGACCTTCATCTTTTTCCCTCCTCGATGTCGTGAAACGGGGCGACACATGGCCATAACGATGCAAACGCAGCCGGCCGCACGAACAGCGGATTCATATCCGTGCGGCGCAAGCCACTAGGCCGCAGCGGCCCAGACGATGGCCATCGCGGTCAGAGCGGCGGTCGCCCCCTACTATTGTTTTCACCAACGAAAATGCCGTTTCCTTTATCGGGCAGGCAAACAGATAGATGCCGAATGGGCCAATGACCGTTGAAACAGTCTTGACCGCGATCAACGAAGGCAACGCTGCGCACTTCCGTCGCCGCGATTTTCCATAGGGCTCAGCTCGGAAGTGCAGCGCCCTCAGTCCGGCGTACATTTGATTTCCAGAAACTCGCGGTCTCTCGTCCCCGCCCGATGGTGCTGATGGAACGATCGATGTTTGATCCCCGTCCTTTCGCCGCTCGTATTATATACAACGAAAGAGGCAGGATCTAGCGGCATCGCTCATGATGTCAAATTTTGATAAAAAAAGACGGAGACAGCCGCTTTTGTGTGAGTAAAATATTTGTGGGTGACATTCCAAAATGATCCCCGACGAGGGTTGCGAACTTTTGTTCACGACGCTCGTCGGGGCCACCAAGCGAAGCGCGGTAGAACAAGCAAATGTCATGCAAAAAGGACTCTCTCCCTGCTATGATGGTAATTATCAACATCAACCGAAAACAGGAGGGAGAGAGTCCATGAAACATCTTAAC is a window from the Geobacillus stearothermophilus ATCC 12980 genome containing:
- a CDS encoding TrmH family RNA methyltransferase, producing the protein MEERDMKTFLAQLQQEGLLTEQTRPVWEMILPKRLKRMYDVLNERTRYITVLIEAVDDPHNQAAVLRTAEAFGVQDIHIVTGKAPFSPNRLVTRHADQWLTLHRQPDIETAINDLKQQGYQVYASYLGEGTIPLSDIDVSKPTALLFGNEHSGVSDEALKLADGTFVIPMYGFVQSFNISVAAALALYDVTERARRQAGTRYYLSSNEKKALYQQWMWQTLNPRIRKQLELQGYTI
- a CDS encoding ATP-binding protein, which codes for MNKYTHSFHERANGLADSFILEHYSLSELNFETVSHYREQFARAKPGHPWNSLETKEFLYKIGAWGKLRDSSKEGLTLAGLVMFSEERIITEVLPQYFLEYREYDGAKAAGWAKRFTSQDGTWSGNAYDFYFRVLAELERHVWLEEGRDLLAEALANAIVHADYGEEGGITVEKEDGAFRFANPGRFRLPIEAAMAGQMSNLRNPNIFKMFLLIDVCKRAGSGLKRMHDWQERALVQPVDILQQMNPDRTIVTLCPLLFPAEAGATIETEINESLQQQEQAWIEHGADQHDVDFGSNEANYVNKELNSVIIEQNSVNNSKNSLNREANSVKNEVDSVNIPTCSVNKGENSVNKTPNSVNNAISVDEREEEERNESIDERLWEMAELARRKKRLAPAVMEEMIVRLCCERPLRLKELATLLERTPDGLRTNYLGKLVDEGKIRLKYPDQPNHPRQAYIGVKER
- the manA gene encoding mannose-6-phosphate isomerase, class I, with amino-acid sequence MDFEPIFLTPVFQERIWGGTKLAERFGYDIPSSQTGECWAVSAHPHGQTVVARGPFAGMTLGQLWEERRDLFGHFPSDRFPLLTKILDANADLSVQVHPDDEYAKTHEGGELGKTECWYIIDCKPGAELIYGHYAETKEQLRAMMEAGEWERLLRKVPIRPGDFFYVPSGTIHALCEGTLVLETQQSSDTTYRVYDYDRVDSQGRRRELHLDKAIDVTTVPHRDIDIRPHVAEFPGATVTTFVEGDYFGVQKWDVRGAFESEQAKPFLIVSILEGEGELVRKGQTYLLRRGDHFILPHQFGRFTIRGSLQAIASWPRTGK
- a CDS encoding glycerate kinase, giving the protein MKVVIAPDSFKESLSALEVAEAVERGFRSVFPEAEYVKVPMADGGEGTVQSLVDATGGRIVEVNVTGPLGEPVRAFFGLLGDGKTAVIEMAAASGLHLVPRDRRNPLVTTTRGTGELIRAALDAGATHLIIGIGGSATNDGGAGMVQALGGRLLDEDGRDIGPGGGALAYLQSIDLSGLDPRLENVRIDVACDVDNPLTGPRGASAIFGPQKGATPDMVAVLDQNLTHYADVISRELGKQVGDIPGAGAAGGLGAGLLAFLPAELKRGVDIVIETVQLAERVKGADLVITGEGRIDGQTIFGKTPIGVAKTAKQFGVPVIGIAGSLGDDSAVVLDHGIDALFTIVPGVIPFEKAFEQAEQYVTQTARHIASVYRLGQMKGTSFS